DNA sequence from the Oryza brachyantha chromosome 5, ObraRS2, whole genome shotgun sequence genome:
AGGCAAAAATGGAACTTCTTTTGACTGCAGGTACTAATATATGGATTTCTAGTTATTCTCAGATATTGTTTGCAAATTATGCAAAATGTGTAAGCAGGCTTGGGACTAGTCAATATAATTTACAGGTCAGAGGTAGACTACACAAgtcaaaaaaacatatggCTTCCTTACACTCAGCATgatatttattacccatgagTACCCATGAGATACTAATTGTTCATATTATTTCGAGAATATTTACATAATACATAGAATAATACCTCGCGTGTTGGGGATGATTCAGGTGTGAAATCTCTTTTCTGTAGGTCATCTTCAGAATATTTCTTTTCAGAAGCAACAGCATTGGATGATGATTCAGCCTTCTGATTGCTTGTGTCTGTACAAATTTTGGGCCACAAGAACTCTTCAATAGTGTGCAATGAGGAAGAGATTTCCACATTAACAACATTATTATAGTTTGACAAGTTGATTTGATCTTCATCCTTCTTAAATCGTACTCGGATACATGGAGTAATTGTTGAGTGCCTAGTAGGGATATCTGAAATAGTGTTCCTTGGCTTGAAATTATGGCTCATTATCACTGGGAAGTTGTCAAGGGAGGTAAGAGCATTCTGTAGTTTCCTTACTAACAGTGTCAAGAGCATATCGCCCCAGTGCTGCTCCATTCTTGAAAAGGATATATGAGCAAATGATTGGAATCTTTTTAGCACGGCAAGAACATGTTCAGTATTGTAATCATTTGGATTCCCCTCCGTTTGGAGGAACTTGCCATTGGAGAGGTAATTAGACAAAGATTTGACCAATCCACTCTCAAGGAACTCAAAGGTAGTCATTGTTTCTCCCCCATGAAGCTCCATCATCACCTCACTTAAAATGTTAGTCAAGTGCTCTTCATTTTGGAGATTGTCTTGGTTTAATGACTTATCAGCAGAATCATTCAGAACTGCGCAGCAAGTTTTgagtttttgcaaaatctcCGTCAACCCCATCTCAGAGTTCACTGCTTCGGCAGTGAAGTAGCTTGTCTTCACATGCCTTGCAAAAGTAAATAGGTTGCCCTTTCCAATCATGCAGATCCTTGTTTCAGCAGCATCAGATCTGGGATAATCAAATGCATAGCAGAAACATGTCGGCTTATTTCTTATGACAGGCTGATTCTCTGATTGTTGAGTTTCATCAGAGAGATCAGTAGATTTTGAGCAATCATCTTGCACAAGAAGAGCCTCAACTGCATAGACTACACCTTCCTTGATGAAAGATCCAAGGTAAGCATCAGGAAGCTTTTGCATGAGAATTTCGATAAGCTTTAGTGATGAGAATAGCACATGATGATCCTTACGAGACAATAAACCAGCCAAGAAACTGCCACAGagatcacaaaaataaatctatccATTTGAAACCAGCAATTctataacaacaaaaatgcaaTTGATCTTGCTTATGGCTATCATGTAAAGAACATAATCTTGCCTAGGTATGTTTGCATCCTTGAGCAAATCTTGAAGCATTTCAGGTTTACTGAAATAACAGATGTTATTTACAATTGAAGCACATCCATAGCAAATGTATGAATTTGCACCAGAGTTGACTGCCTGCACAAAACAACATACTCATTTCCATATTTCAGAGCACAATCATCGCTATGACCTGTTAATTGTTATTGTTGTCTAACAGACCTTGATCAAGACATGAAGAATCTCCATAGAGAACTGACATAAGAACCTTGGTTcatctataattattttttcttttgcatgtaCCATCTGAGTGTCTTCAACATCTCTTGCTGCAGAAGGAATAAGTTGGTTTGCTAGTTTCAGAGCCTCATTGACCTGGGATCAGCACaattaaatttatcaaatcaCGTGCACTCTACAAATGGCTCTTCAAACAGAATTGAATGAAGTAGATTAGGGTGGTGCATATGTGGCAAATGACTTGTTATGCGCCCTAGTGCAACTTATTACATTCCAAGTTCTAATGTAACAAGGTTGCATGCATGTTGTGGCGAGTGACTTGTTATGCATAGCAGGGATAGACATGCAACAGAGGTCAGACAGCAGCAACCTGAGGTAGAATAGTGCTAGGCACAAAGTGAATTATGTGGGTGATGTATAGGCCAACACAGAACTTAAGGGATTAAAAGACACTATTCAGCCCATTTTGTCATGCTGCAGTGAGTAGTAACACCCATAAAAACGCCCACAGCTTGAACATACAAGATATAATACATAGTAGTTAAGTCTAAAGATAGGGGTAAACAACtgataataaacaaaatgcaGTGAATTGCAACCAAGCTTAATTGATATGCTACCTTCTAGTCTTAAAATGTCTGGAAGTAAGAAAACTAACCTGGTTGTTTTGGTTTTCCAAAGGCAGGTAAGGCATGCCATGTGAGAGATCTGAAGTAACCAAAATTCTACTTATGGTGCTACCAGCATTCAGCTCAAAGAGAGACTTCACAGCCACCAGTGAATTACAGGCTAACTTAGCAAGAAGCCCAATCAAGTTCTACAATCAAAGCAAACAACAATCAATTTCCTCAACACATATTTGggcatatgcataaaagttcTACTGCAAGCATACACTGCATGTTGATGGGCTAAGAGAAGTTAGTCCACCAGTGTTGATCAGTGGCAGGACTTTCTCTATCACACCCTGGTGACACAACTGGTCGAGAAGCTCCACTGAACCATTAAATGAATCCACAACGCTTATCAAGCAACTTGCAACCTTCTCCACCACCTGCAATGTTATATCACTTAAAACATAAACACTGCTTACATACGTGACCCCAAACAAGCTCAGTTCGAAGAATGAACAGTGATACCATTTTGTCCTCATACTGCAGTAGATTACACAGCATTGGCATAGAATCCATCACAAACTGGGAGCAGTCTTTGGGGACCTTCTTACAGACATTTGCCACAGCTGAGACCGCAACCCTCTGAACAACACAAGCAGGAATCCAATTGGTGGATGTAGTATTTCATCAGCAACAGATGGACTGATGGAACCGTGGCAATCCTAACCTGAATACTTGCAGAGAAGAAGTCAATGAATGTGAGCACAGCAGCGATCATGCCAGCCCGCAAGCACGGCGTTGGTTGCCTCCGCGATATCTTCTCGAATGCTTGCAAGCACTGCGCGTGCAACAATACGATCACATAGAACACGTCTGGTTACTGTGATCGTTCGATCGGGTCGCCAGAGCCGCACTCTGTTACCTGCTCAGCAACATCAAGGTACTCGATGGCGAGAAGACGGGAGCAGAGCAAAGGGAGCAGGCCGTGGCGGACGACAGCGTCGGAAGCGCGTGGCATCGTGTCGCAGAGGTATGTGATGGCGCGCACGGAGAGCAGCATCACGTCGGGGCTAGCCACCACGCCACCCTCGGTGGCCCCCACCAGCCGCaccagcgcccgcgccgcggcctccGTAGGGAAGTAACCCCCAACGTCCTCCCCGCAGAAGGAGAGCGCCTCGCAGAGCTCCGTCAGCGCCGCCACCAGCGGCCCCTCCTCCGCGCCCtccgctgccaccgccgccaccatccgTTGGAACCTCCCTCCCCCGCCTCCGCACCTCCTCGGGCTCCCGTCCCCATCCGACTCGCACGACGACCCCCCGTCCCCATCCCCATCATCGTCACCTTCCCCTtccccatccccatccccatcACCATCCTCTTCCCCATCCCCATCGCCTGCGTGGCCAGACGACGACGTGTCCATATCCGAGCAGGCgcgctcccccgccgccgccgcaaccacagcctccgcccccgcccctTCCCCCGCCACGGCAGCAGCCGAGGTCGACGGCTCCGCAGTGCAGGGCCGCTTATCGGCGGGGTGCTCCGCCTCCCCAGAAGCTCCGCCGTCGGAGTCGGGCCGCTTCCGGCAGCGATccatcctccctccctcccgcgcCACTCGCTCCGGCCGCTCCTCGAGTCGTCCTGGCAGCGACCAATCACTCCGCCGATCGATCGGGGCGGAACTCGCCGGCCCCCGCGGATATATACACGGGAGCCGTGCGGGGGTGGGTTTAGTCTACTctaccctcctcctccaccgcgatcggttttgaaaacaaaaccGTGGCGTTTTTAACCGATTCGGGGCGATTTTGGTGGAAATTCCCCGTGTTTCCGACGTCCACGTCGCCGTGGCTCCACCGCCATACTGTGGTGCGGTGACCGGAGCGGAGCAAGGGGTGGTGGGTGGGGTGGAAATGGAACTGCGGCTTGGGTTGTTTTCGGCTTTTTGGGGAGTGTGGGGGCGGCGTCGCGCGGTCGACGTGTTGCGCGCTCGGGTTCGTGCTGGGTGCGTGTCGTATTTGGCTGCTTTCGTTTCACCTCGTTGAGCTAACCTAATCTTTTTCGTAGCACGTTTTTCAAATAACTCTATTTCTTAAATTTCgtgtaaaagtttttttatatagaaattattctaaaaaaataaataactttattttttaatttttaataagtaatacttaattaattatatgctaattacGATTATCGTTACCGTGCGACTAATCAGCTTTCATAACCTTCCTGTCGGAACGCAGCCTTTGTTTGGCTGTTTGGTTTTGCCCTTTACTTCCAACAACGAAAAGGTGACAAGGCTGATGTTAGGATCCTATAAGCCATCTCTTGGCTAATTATTTGCTAATTGCAACTTTGCAAGTTGTGTGAAGGGAGACAACGACAATCCTTTGTTAGGGAAAGGAGGGGTTGGGCTTCTTTTTTAAGGAGAAAGAAATATACTTATTTGTCAAGAGTACGCTCAAAGGTAGAGAATAGGATTAATTCTTTCCTCATCTACGTCAATAAcactaacttattttataagcatagTTACAGAGGTACATGTatagtttctttattaatataagaaaatatcttttttattactcCCCTTCCCTTTTATCTACCCTATGCAACTTAATTTACTAAATAAATGTTAAGAGTCAATTCTAAACCGTGACATGCATAAcactatttttctctctccttcactCCATTTCCAACAATTTCATTCTTATCCCTGTTTTGGattctaatattgattttacccctTATTTTTAGGTCTTCCTTGAACCGGATCAACATGATGCCCCTGTTTTGGATGGACAGAACTGACGGTGTTAACTCAAGCTCTAAAGTACTAGTTTACCCTTGGTCGGAGATTTCGTTTTTATCCTTGTAATTTGTTGATATGGTTGTCtattttgtgatattttggATTTGTTAATATGTGGATCAATTTTAGATGATATGGTTATCTATTCTAGGATATTATGGACTTGTAATATGTAGAATTACATGATAAAGTTTAATATGACATGCTATCTCAAACTATTGTTAAATTTGTACCCAATTTCTAATGAGGCtctgccaattttttttcaaaaaaattaggtGTTCTATTAAATTGAAGATGAATTAACAATAATATTGCTTTTGTTGTTGTAATTGATATGATTTAGAATAGAGGGCAACAACGCAAATGACTAAAAATTACAGGGATACAAATGAAATTTCCGATAAAGGATGAAATAGTACTTCAACCCTCGAGTTAACACCATATTTCCCTCCATCAAAAAAGGGGCATCATGTTGGTTAAAAAAACAGTGACAAATACGAAAACCCTAAAAGAGTGAgacaaaatcaatattagaatCCGAAACGGGGGTAAGAACCAAATTGtcccttttatttttaccatgCTTTTTGAACTCAATCTAGAGCCTGTTCTTCTTTTGTATGGAGGATACTAACAGTGTTAAGTAGTCATTATAGTAccattttccccttgtccgaaatttcatttttatccatgtatttttaacattgattctatttatgtatatataatgctATAATTTAGAACGTAGGGCAAAactgtaaataataaaaaatatatggacaaaaatgaaaatttcgaCAACGGACTTAACACACACAGTCAGTACTCTCCATCCAAAATAAAGTCAGAATATGCATTGAgttcaagaaaagaaagggtaaaaataaaaaccctacAAAGTGGGTAAAACCAATATTAGAGATCAAAACAGAGATATAAACACAATTGACCCAAgataaaaaccataaaaaaataaaatcagtaTTAGATTAGAGATCAAAACGGGTAACCACTCTGCTCTTCTAAAATAAGGGGAACAGAATTTCGAAGCCTCGAACGCGGGTCGGCTGGAGCGACAGTGCTCCCACGTCAGTGAGCCTCACGCCGTTTATCGCTCCCCGCGCTAAATATTTCGCTCCCCGCGCCTCTCAGGTCCCAACCCACCTCTCCCGCCGCCCttgaggccgccgccgccgccgccgcaaacTCGccggagaaagaagagagtcCCCCATTCCCCCCCGGGGACATGTACGGTGGCAGTCCTCGCAAGGGCAAGCAACACGGCGGCCTCTCCAtggacgccgccaccgcggcgggGCTCGCGGCGGTCTGGTCGGAGTACTTCCCGGAGGAGGGCGAGTTCTCGGCGGACAGCCGCAgcgcgcgcctcgccgccgatcTGGTCTACCTCTTCTCCTCCCCGGACGCGAGCGACCTGCTCTCACGAGTAAGCGCGGCTCTCCCCCGTTTCATTCGTGCGGTGCGTTGTCTTTCGATCGCTTCTCACGGCGGTGTAGGGTTCCGCACTCAGGGGCGGTGCGGTTTCGCTATGATCATCTGTTCGTGTGTGATCGGATTTAGA
Encoded proteins:
- the LOC102714648 gene encoding E3 ubiquitin-protein ligase UPL4 isoform X2, whose translation is MVAAVAAEGAEEGPLVAALTELCEALSFCGEDVGGYFPTEAAARALVRLVGATEGGVVASPDVMLLSVRAITYLCDTMPRASDAVVRHGLLPLLCSRLLAIEYLDVAEQCLQAFEKISRRQPTPCLRAGMIAAVLTFIDFFSASIQRVAVSAVANVCKKVPKDCSQFVMDSMPMLCNLLQYEDKMVVEKVASCLISVVDSFNGSVELLDQLCHQGVIEKVLPLINTGGLTSLSPSTCSNLIGLLAKLACNSLVAVKSLFELNAGSTISRILVTSDLSHGMPYLPLENQNNQVNEALKLANQLIPSAARDVEDTQMVHAKEKIIIDEPRFLCQFSMEILHVLIKAVNSGANSYICYGCASIVNNICYFSKPEMLQDLLKDANIPSFLAGLLSRKDHHVLFSSLKLIEILMQKLPDAYLGSFIKEGVVYAVEALLVQDDCSKSTDLSDETQQSENQPVIRNKPTCFCYAFDYPRSDAAETRICMIGKGNLFTFARHVKTSYFTAEAVNSEMGLTEILQKLKTCCAVLNDSADKSLNQDNLQNEEHLTNILSEVMMELHGGETMTTFEFLESGLVKSLSNYLSNGKFLQTEGNPNDYNTEHVLAVLKRFQSFAHISFSRMEQHWGDMLLTLLVRKLQNALTSLDNFPVIMSHNFKPRNTISDIPTRHSTITPCIRVRFKKDEDQINLSNYNNVVNVEISSSLHTIEEFLWPKICTDTSNQKAESSSNAVASEKKYSEDDLQKRDFTPESSPTREGDISGNQNLSVEPGSDKGPSSSGAVQQETSASDHTAQPKLLFSLKGKNLDQSITLYQSILQDQINAGSDIILDNQFWRIVHDVTYRTVNPKVDYSLKNSSCATTSANDSKAGFTWQALPFFSSLLLGKLPCKLDRSSPSYDILFMLKILEGLNRYSFHLVSDERNHTFVHGGITNLDDLKADVSLVPQQEFASAKLTDKLEQQLHDPLVLRSRCLPLWCTELMSACPFLFSFEARWKYFQLTAFGSLTPQHGNMMDTSGSGIIIERVPSFSRKKFKVDRDNILASAAKVMQSHAWGNALLEVEYKEEVGTGLGPTMEFYTLISHEFQKSGLGMWRGDIPCETGPDIAHGGSGFVVAPNGLFPKPWSIHVDCSSFSEVDKQFHLLGQVVAKAIKDSRILDIPFSKAFYKLILGQELNLYDIHSFDPELAMTLMEFKAVAARRKYLESSSSGDCKSTSDLSYRGCKIEDLAIVFALPGYPEYVLSPESSLKNVSAYE
- the LOC102714648 gene encoding E3 ubiquitin-protein ligase UPL4 isoform X1 — encoded protein: MDRCRKRPDSDGGASGEAEHPADKRPCTAEPSTSAAAVAGEGAGAEAVVAAAAGERACSDMDTSSSGHAGDGDGEEDGDGDGDGEGEGDDDGDGDGGSSCESDGDGSPRRCGGGGGRFQRMVAAVAAEGAEEGPLVAALTELCEALSFCGEDVGGYFPTEAAARALVRLVGATEGGVVASPDVMLLSVRAITYLCDTMPRASDAVVRHGLLPLLCSRLLAIEYLDVAEQCLQAFEKISRRQPTPCLRAGMIAAVLTFIDFFSASIQRVAVSAVANVCKKVPKDCSQFVMDSMPMLCNLLQYEDKMVVEKVASCLISVVDSFNGSVELLDQLCHQGVIEKVLPLINTGGLTSLSPSTCSNLIGLLAKLACNSLVAVKSLFELNAGSTISRILVTSDLSHGMPYLPLENQNNQVNEALKLANQLIPSAARDVEDTQMVHAKEKIIIDEPRFLCQFSMEILHVLIKAVNSGANSYICYGCASIVNNICYFSKPEMLQDLLKDANIPSFLAGLLSRKDHHVLFSSLKLIEILMQKLPDAYLGSFIKEGVVYAVEALLVQDDCSKSTDLSDETQQSENQPVIRNKPTCFCYAFDYPRSDAAETRICMIGKGNLFTFARHVKTSYFTAEAVNSEMGLTEILQKLKTCCAVLNDSADKSLNQDNLQNEEHLTNILSEVMMELHGGETMTTFEFLESGLVKSLSNYLSNGKFLQTEGNPNDYNTEHVLAVLKRFQSFAHISFSRMEQHWGDMLLTLLVRKLQNALTSLDNFPVIMSHNFKPRNTISDIPTRHSTITPCIRVRFKKDEDQINLSNYNNVVNVEISSSLHTIEEFLWPKICTDTSNQKAESSSNAVASEKKYSEDDLQKRDFTPESSPTREGDISGNQNLSVEPGSDKGPSSSGAVQQETSASDHTAQPKLLFSLKGKNLDQSITLYQSILQDQINAGSDIILDNQFWRIVHDVTYRTVNPKVDYSLKNSSCATTSANDSKAGFTWQALPFFSSLLLGKLPCKLDRSSPSYDILFMLKILEGLNRYSFHLVSDERNHTFVHGGITNLDDLKADVSLVPQQEFASAKLTDKLEQQLHDPLVLRSRCLPLWCTELMSACPFLFSFEARWKYFQLTAFGSLTPQHGNMMDTSGSGIIIERVPSFSRKKFKVDRDNILASAAKVMQSHAWGNALLEVEYKEEVGTGLGPTMEFYTLISHEFQKSGLGMWRGDIPCETGPDIAHGGSGFVVAPNGLFPKPWSIHVDCSSFSEVDKQFHLLGQVVAKAIKDSRILDIPFSKAFYKLILGQELNLYDIHSFDPELAMTLMEFKAVAARRKYLESSSSGDCKSTSDLSYRGCKIEDLAIVFALPGYPEYVLSPESSLKNVNADNLEQYVSFVVDATVRTGIARQLEAFKSGFNEVFPLSTLQVFSEDELERLLCGEQDTWDFTKLVDHIKFDHGYTSSSPPVINLLEIVQEFGCNQRRAFLQFITGSPRLPPGGLAALNPKLTVVRKHNSNEADDDLPSVMTCANYLKLPPYSSKDKMREKLLYAITEGQGSFHLS